The Streptomyces sp. WZ-12 genome segment CCGCGCGTCCTGCGTACCGTCGTCGCCGGTGCCGTGGGCTCCGTTGGCACCGTGTCCGGCCTTGCTCACACCGTCCTCCGCGGATCGCACAAAGTGGCCACCGGGGCCAGCCGTTCCACCAGGTCGCCCACGGCCGCGTTGGTCCGCTGCCGCTCGGGGCGGCTGAGGCCGTCCAGCGGGGTCCAGCGGCCTCCGCGCCGGAAGCCGTCGAGGAGCCGCCCGGTGCGGTCCAACGCGGCCTGAAGGTAGGGAAGTTCGGGGTAGCGCGGGGCGAGCAGGGGGCGCAGCCGGGCGAGCACCGCGCGGGTGCCGTCGAGGTTGGCGCGGGCGGTGGCGAGGTTGCTGCCGCTGCCGTAGTCGGTGCGGCCGGTCAGCTCGAACTGCGCGGTGTTCTCCAGGATTTCGTGGGCGCGCAGGCCGAGCGCCGCCGGGTCCATCCGGGCCTGGGCCCAGTCGTCGCGCAGCGCGCGCACCGCGTCGGCGAGCGCGGCGGCCGGCGCCCGCAGCCCGGTGACGGACTCGCCGTGCCACAGGCCGTATTCGAGGCGGTGGAAGCCGGCGAAGGCGGGGTCGTGGACGCCGCCGGCGAGCCCGGCGGTGGTCCCGTTGATCCTCTTGTCCGCGTCGCCGAACTCCCCGTAGGCGGCGCCCAGTCGCTCGTAGGTCAGATGGGCGGGCAGCCAGGCGGAGCGGGCCGCGGCCGGGTCGCCGGTGGCGACGGCGGTACGGAGGGCGGCGGTCTGCCGGACGAGGGTGTCGAGGCCGCCGGCTACCCACTTCTGGTAGTCGAGCGCCGGGCCGATCAGGTCGTGTTGGGTGATCGGCGCCGCGGCCGGACCGTCGCGGCCGGGGCCGACGATGCGGACGGTGGGGCCGGTGACCGCGCTGGCGTCGTCGGGCAGGCAGGTGAAGGCGTAGGCGCCCGGGCCGAGTCGGACCTGAAGGTGGCGGGTGGTGCCAGGGCCGATGCCCTCCACCTCGCCGTAGACGGGCCCGCCGCCGGCGCCGCGGAGGTAGCTCTCGGCCGGCTGGCTGGAGCCGTTGTGGAGGTCGAAGACCTGGAGGCCGGGGTGGGGGTGCCGCCAACCGCGGCCGCAGGCGCCCGGATCGACCTCGACGGTGGTGTGCGGGAGGCCGTCGGCGGCGGCCGTGCCGACGCCGGGGCCGGCGCCGGTGGTCAGCGCGACCGCGGTCACCGCGCCGGCGATCAACAGCGCGCCGCCAGGGCCCCAGACGCGCGGCGACCGCAGCCGCCGCAGGTCGGCTCGTGGCACGGGGCCTCCTGGGGCGTTCGGGAGCGGTGGCTGCGGATGGGAGGGCCGGCGGCCGCTCCGCCCCACATGCTAGGCAGCCGCGGCACCCCCGAACATCCTTCCGGGGGGCCGTAAACCAAGAGTTTCCGCTGCCTTCACCGTCCCGTAGGGCGGCGCGGCCGGGCGGCGGACCGACCGGCTCCGCACGACCCACGGCGCGCTCCACTCCGCGCCCCGCGGCGAGGCCCCGCACAAGATCCCGCGCGAGATGCGCCTCACCGGGCAGTGAACCTCGCCCTCCGCATCATCGTCTACAGTCCTGTAGACACTCGCTGGTCGGGCAACGCGCGCTCCCGCGCGCCGGAAGGGCGGAACATGACGATCGGACAGCCGAACGGCACGGCGGTGGCGACGCCGGAGGCCACCGGACGGTACCGCGGCGGCACCCCGCTGCGGACCAAGGTCCCCGAAGTCACCGCGCTGTTCTGGGTGGTGAAGATCCTCACCACCGGCATGGGCGAGACCGCCTCGGACTACCTGGGCCGGACGCTCGGACCGATACCGGCCGGAGCCCTGGGATTCACCCTGTTCGCCGTCCTGTTGGTGGCGCAGTTCCGCGCGACCCGCTACCGGGCCGCGCTCTACTGGTCCGCGATCGTCGCGGTGAGCGTCTTCGGGACGATGGCCGCCGACGTCGTCCACGTCATCCTCGGGGTCCCGTACCTCGTCTCCACGATCGGCTTCGCACTGGCCCTGGCCGCCGTCCTGACCGCCTGGTACGCCAGCGAGGGCACGCTCTCCCTGCACAGCGTCCGTACCCGCCGCCGGGAGACGTTCTACTGGGCCACCGTGCTGGCCACCTTCGCCCTGGGCACCGCCGTCGGCGACCTCACCGCCGGCACCCTGGACCTCGGCTATCTGACCTCGGGCGTCGCCTTCGGCGCGCTCATCCTGCTGCCCGCGCTCGGCGGGCGGTTCCTCGGCCTCCACGCGGTCGCCGCCTTCTGGGGCGCCTACATCCTGACCCGCCCGCTGGGGGCCTCCTTCGCCGACTGGATGGGCGTCCCGGTCACCCGCGGCGGCCTCGGCTGGGGCACCGGGCCGGTCACGCTGGCCCTGACCGTGCCCATCGCCCTGCTCATCGGCTACCTGGCGGTGAGCCGCAAGGACACCCCCGCGGACGCGCGCCACCCCTAGGGCATATCCGCACATTCCGTCCCAGGTCCGGCGTTAACGGATCCCCACCAGCACGCAACTGTCGCCGAACTGCCAGACGGGGACGACATGTGCGAAGCCGGCCTCGCGCAGCAGCGCCGCGTGATCGCTCACCGACAGCCCGTTGTCCGCGGCGCCGTCCCCGTCGCCGACGACCGGCGCGCTCAACCGGCGGCGGCGCTCGGCCAGCGGCTCGGCCAGCTCCGGCTCGGTCGCCACCCCCGCCCACCACGACTCCCAGTCCTCGTGGTCGCCGTCCCGCAGCCGCCGCGCGCGGCACCGGCCGACGTGGGCGGCGAGCGCACCGGCGACCGCCCCCGCTTGCGGCAGGTGGTCGCCGTTGACGAGCGCGCCACCGGGCCTTAGCAGGGCGGCGAGTTGGGCGTAGGTGCGGCGCAGCGCGGGCACCGTGAGGTAGTGCAGCGCGGTGGTGGAGACCGCGGCGTCCAGGGGGCGCCCCAGGGACAGCGCCTCGATCCAACCGTCCGCGCCGATCACCGCGTCGACGTACCGGGCGGCGGAGGAGTGGTGGGTGCGGGCCAACTCCAGCAGCAGCGGGTCCATGTCGACCCCGATGACCTCGGCGCCGGGCAGCCGCTCCACGAGCCGGGCGGCCAACGAGCCCGGGCCGCAGCCGAGATCGACGACCAGCGGCCTCCGCCGACCCGTCGTCACATGCTCGACGACGTCGGCGATCACCGTGAACCGCTCCTCGCGGTCGATGGCGTAGCGCCGCTGTTGGCGCTCCCAACGCTCCACCCACCACTCCGCGACGGCCATGCTCAGCCCCATCTGGACGCACCACCCCTACCGTTTCCCGCGCGCCGCACGATCACCACGAGGCTACAGGTGGAAACGGTTTCCATTAGCCATAGGGTCCCCCTTTCACTCCGGAGGGGCACCGACCGGCGGGGAGCGGACGCACAGCGGTGCGGAACGGACGGGGTTCGGCGGTCATGTCAGGGAGGCGAGCACGGCCAGCAACCGGTCGATCTCCTCGGGGGTGTTGTAGACGTGCAGGCTCACCCGCACCGAGCTGGCGCGCTCCCCCACGCCCGCCTGACAGTGCCCGTCCGTCCGCACCATGAAGCCGTGGTCGAAGAGGATGAAGCCGAGGTCGCTCGCGCCGATGTCGCGGTGCCGGAACGTGACGATCCCGCAGCGCTGTTGGACCGGCGAGGCGACTGCCAGGCTGCGTTGGCACCCCACGACCTCGTAGGCGTCGAGATGGCGCAGCCCCTCGGTCAGCCGGGCGGCCAGCGCGACCGTCCAGCGCCCGATCCGTTCGGTGCCCGCGGCGTCCAACCAGTCCAACGCGGCCGCCAGGCCGGCGATCCCGGTGGTGTTGGGGCTGCCGGACCAGCCGCCGGGGTGCAGCTCCGGGCCGCGGGTCTGCCGGGCCCAGACCGCACCCGAACCGGGCAGCGCCAGCGCCTTGTGGCCGGAGAACGCCACGAAATCCACGTCGAGTTCGGCGACCGAGACCGGCAGATGGCCGACGCTCTGCGCGGCGTCCAGGCAGATCGGCACCTCCGGCCCGAGCACCCGGCGCAGCAGGTGGACGTTCATGTTGCCGCCGTAGACGTGGTGGACGTGGGTGGCGGCCACGAAACGGGTCCGGGGGCCGACCAGTTGGGCCAGTGCCGCCGGATCGTAGTCCCCGGACGAGGTCTGGTACGGCAGCTCCCGCACCCGGATCCGCACGCCCTGCCGGTCGAGCAGGTGCTGCGCCTCCAGCCACGGTGCGAGGTTGGCCTCGTGGTCGGCGAACGGGACGACGATCTCGTCCCCGTCGGCGAGGAGTTCGGGCAGCCAGTCCCGGGCGATCATCCGCAGCCCCTCGGTGGTCCCGCTGGTGAAGTGGACCGCCGAGCGCTCCGGGTCCGGGTCGCCGAGGAAGGTCTTGATCCGGTCGCGGACGCCGGCCACCAGGGCGGTGGAGGCATTGGCCCACGGGTAGGAACCGCGGCCGGCGTTGGCGTTGGCCGTGGTCAACTGGGCCTGTACGGCGTCCAGTACGGCCTGCGGCTTCTGCGTGGTGGCGGCGCTGTCCAGGTACGTCAGCTCCGGGTTGCCGGTGACGATGGGGAACTGGGCACGCAGCCCGCGCTGCCACGGGCCCAACTCCACCAGGGCGGCGTCCGGTCCGTGCGCGGCGATCGGGGCCATCGCGCTAATCCCTGACCAGCGGCGCGCCGGCGTCCCGCCAGGCGATGACGCCCCCGGTGAGGCTGCGCACGTCGGGATGGCCCATGCGGGTCAGCAGCGCCGCGTAACGGGCGGACTGCTCGCCGACCGGGCAGACCAGCAGCACGGGCTGCCGGGTGCTGAA includes the following:
- a CDS encoding EfeM/EfeO family lipoprotein, giving the protein MPRADLRRLRSPRVWGPGGALLIAGAVTAVALTTGAGPGVGTAAADGLPHTTVEVDPGACGRGWRHPHPGLQVFDLHNGSSQPAESYLRGAGGGPVYGEVEGIGPGTTRHLQVRLGPGAYAFTCLPDDASAVTGPTVRIVGPGRDGPAAAPITQHDLIGPALDYQKWVAGGLDTLVRQTAALRTAVATGDPAAARSAWLPAHLTYERLGAAYGEFGDADKRINGTTAGLAGGVHDPAFAGFHRLEYGLWHGESVTGLRAPAAALADAVRALRDDWAQARMDPAALGLRAHEILENTAQFELTGRTDYGSGSNLATARANLDGTRAVLARLRPLLAPRYPELPYLQAALDRTGRLLDGFRRGGRWTPLDGLSRPERQRTNAAVGDLVERLAPVATLCDPRRTV
- a CDS encoding aminotransferase class V-fold PLP-dependent enzyme: MAPIAAHGPDAALVELGPWQRGLRAQFPIVTGNPELTYLDSAATTQKPQAVLDAVQAQLTTANANAGRGSYPWANASTALVAGVRDRIKTFLGDPDPERSAVHFTSGTTEGLRMIARDWLPELLADGDEIVVPFADHEANLAPWLEAQHLLDRQGVRIRVRELPYQTSSGDYDPAALAQLVGPRTRFVAATHVHHVYGGNMNVHLLRRVLGPEVPICLDAAQSVGHLPVSVAELDVDFVAFSGHKALALPGSGAVWARQTRGPELHPGGWSGSPNTTGIAGLAAALDWLDAAGTERIGRWTVALAARLTEGLRHLDAYEVVGCQRSLAVASPVQQRCGIVTFRHRDIGASDLGFILFDHGFMVRTDGHCQAGVGERASSVRVSLHVYNTPEEIDRLLAVLASLT
- a CDS encoding COG4705 family protein, which translates into the protein MTIGQPNGTAVATPEATGRYRGGTPLRTKVPEVTALFWVVKILTTGMGETASDYLGRTLGPIPAGALGFTLFAVLLVAQFRATRYRAALYWSAIVAVSVFGTMAADVVHVILGVPYLVSTIGFALALAAVLTAWYASEGTLSLHSVRTRRRETFYWATVLATFALGTAVGDLTAGTLDLGYLTSGVAFGALILLPALGGRFLGLHAVAAFWGAYILTRPLGASFADWMGVPVTRGGLGWGTGPVTLALTVPIALLIGYLAVSRKDTPADARHP
- a CDS encoding class I SAM-dependent methyltransferase produces the protein MGLSMAVAEWWVERWERQQRRYAIDREERFTVIADVVEHVTTGRRRPLVVDLGCGPGSLAARLVERLPGAEVIGVDMDPLLLELARTHHSSAARYVDAVIGADGWIEALSLGRPLDAAVSTTALHYLTVPALRRTYAQLAALLRPGGALVNGDHLPQAGAVAGALAAHVGRCRARRLRDGDHEDWESWWAGVATEPELAEPLAERRRRLSAPVVGDGDGAADNGLSVSDHAALLREAGFAHVVPVWQFGDSCVLVGIR